From a region of the Archocentrus centrarchus isolate MPI-CPG fArcCen1 chromosome 18, fArcCen1, whole genome shotgun sequence genome:
- the LOC115796744 gene encoding RING finger protein 224, with translation MPGHVVPAPLQGDPIAPSSPSHGTSPGEPMDVECPICYQEYNHYNKCPRMLECLHVFCTECLQRIQLCPTDTHSPQAIPCPLCRHLTPLESGDALTLPCNSRILSRLPAVAFHLPMTMTSHLATVTQRVVLSMEGNNRDARFIILPTVSLQVQQMDLETSYGAAPGLVGEEEVIEQSKKTLFCVQILAVIFWVMFVITCVFGVVFGPNFLNRKF, from the coding sequence ATGCCAGGGCATGTTGTCCCAGCACCCCTGCAGGGGGATCCCATTGCTCCTTCCTCACCCAGCCATGGCACCAGTCCAGGGGAACCCATGGATGTGGAATGTCCCATCTGCTACCAGGAGTATAACCACTACAATAAATGCCCCCGGATGTTGGAGTGTCTCCATGTTTTTTGCACTGAATGCCTCCAGAGGATCCAGCTCTGCCCCACTGACACCCACAGCCCACAAGCCATCCCTTGCCCTCTCTGCCGCCATCTAACCCCACTGGAAAGCGGAGATGCCCTCACCTTACCCTGCAACTCACGCATCCTGTCCAGGCTGCCCGCTGTGGCCTTCCACCTGCCCATGACCATGACCTCTCATCTGGCTACAGTTACTCAGAGAGTGGTGCTCTCCATGGAGGGCAACAACAGGGACGCCCGCTTCATCATCCTGCCCACAGTCAGCCTGCAGGTGCAGCAGATGGACCTGGAGACGTCCTACGGCGCAGCACCCGGCCTGGTGGGTGAAGAGGAGGTCATAGAGCAGAGCAAGAAGACACTGTTTTGTGTGCAGATCCTGGCAGTCATCTTCTGGGTGATGTTTGTGATCACCTGTGTGTTTGGAGTGGTGTTTGGGCCAAATTTCTTGAACAGGAAATTTTAA
- the si:ch73-335l21.4 gene encoding RING finger protein 227, producing MCTEELECGVCYQTYNAGRRCPRELQCKHSFCESCLLALSRPLGPGEAHLQAGRLIVCPLCRHITSISDQGKIRAELRVDECALERLTTAGLLDQKEDDDPELDDQVQNNEEEEEEATPAEESESSAGSRGGMLRRSWKKVWGVISGKRQQRRENCMTSAELITLAMMSCQMF from the exons ATGTGCACTGAGGAACTCGAGTGCGGCGTCTGTTATCAGACCTACAACGCAGGTCGGCGGTGTCCCCGGGAGCTCCAGTGCAAGCACAGCTTCTGCGAGAGCTGCCTCCTGGCTCTGTCCCGTCCTCTGGGACCCGGCGAAGCGCACCTGCAGGCCGGCAGGTTAATCGTCTGCCCGCTGTGCCGACACATCACATCCATCTCCGATCAGGGGAAAATCAGAGCCGAGCTGAGGGTGGACGAGTGCGCACTGGAGCGGCTGACGACTGCGGGACTCCTCGACCAAAAGGAGGACGACGATCCCGAGCTGGATGATCAAGTTCAGAAcaacgaggaggaggaggaggaggcgacTCCAGCCGAGGAGAGCGAGTCTTCTGCGGGCTCCAGAGGCGGGATGCTCCGGCGGTCTTGGAAGAAAGTTTGGGGAGTGATAAGCGGCAAGAGACAGCAGAGAAGAG aaAACTGTATGACTTCTGCTGAGCTGATTACCCTCGCCATGATGTCCTGCCAGATGTTTTGA